The segment TGGATGCTTAGATTTTCTTGCAATTCTTTTAATTTTTTATCATTTGGACGTATTTGTCTCTTGTCTTTTCCGTTGCCTCGCATTTTGCCTCCACCTTAGCACTAAGTTTACATATCCATAATAAGTTTAAGTAAAACAGATAAAAAACGCAAAGAAACTTGGAAAGTTTTTTTCTCTCCAAGCCGTTTCTTTTCAGATAGGCTGCCGTCTTTATTACTGTTTATAGTTTTAAATCCTTACTATTTTAAACTAACTTGCAGCGATTTACCAGTCTTTTTCTCATAAGGCAGGACCGTTTTTACATTAAACACAGTTGTATATCTAATCATGCAAACAATGAAAAAAGCACCGCACATCTCTGTTTTTTTGCAATCTAAAAGCTCCGCTGTTAACGGAGCTTTTATTGGTTGGATTAACGATTACTTATGTAATTAACAGCATCTCCTACTGTTGCAATCTTTTCAGCATCGTCGTCAGAAATCTCCATATCGAACTCATCTTCAAGTTCCATAACAAGTTCTACTACATCAAGAGAATCTGCTCCTAGGTCGTCTTTGAAAGAAGCTTCAGGCTTAACCTCAGACTCTTCCACACCAAGACGATCAACAACGATTTTCGTTACGCGTTCTAATACATCAGACATTAATGTCACCTCCCCTCAAATGATTATAGAGCATTTTGAACAAATAATAAATGCCCTTTTTATTACAAAAATAAAATATGCCGAATTACTAGTTAAATTAAGTATTTCTAGAAGAAACCATTTTTATTTATAACGGCATATTTTTCGTTTTTATTACATGTACATTCCACCATCAATATGAATTGTTTGGCCTGTAATATAGTTGCTCTCATCAGAAGCTAAAAAGACAACAGCATTAGCAATATCATCAGGTTCCCCAAATTTTGCAAGCGGAATTTGGGAAAGCATCGCATTTTTTACATCTTCCGGTAGTTTATCTGTCATGTCAGTCGTAATGAAGCCCGGAGCAACAGCATTTACCGTAATATTTCTTGCCGCAAGCTCTTTAGCAGTTGTTTTCGTTAATCCGATTACTCCTGCTTTTGCTGCTACATAGTTTGCTTGACCTGGATTACCTGTCACACCAACGATTGAAGTAATGTTGATGATTCTTCCTTTTCTTTGCTTCATCATTTGTCTAGTTACTGCCTTAGTGCAATGGAACACGCCTTTTAAGTTCGTGTTGATAACATCATCCCACTCTGCTTCTTTCATGCGCATCAACAGGTTATCTCTTGTGATACCTGCATTGTTTACAAGGATATCTAGACTTCCAAAATGATCTATTGTTTCTTTAATCATATTAGCTACAGATTCACCGTTTGAAACATCACATTGAATCGCAATCGCATCTTTGCCAAGCTGTTTGATTTCCTCAACCACTTCATTTGCCAATGCAGCACTTCCTGCATAATTGACAGCTACGTTAGCTCCCTCTTTAGCAAGCTTTAAAGCAATCGCACGGCCAATTCCTCTTGAACCGCCTGTAACTAATGCTGTTTTACCATCTAATTTCATATTATTCGTCTCCTTTTAACGCCGCAGCAACACTATTGCTTGTTTCCTCATCGTATACAGAATAGATTCGCACATTACGATCAATTTTCTTCACTAAACCTGCCAATACTTTTCCAGGTCCGATTTCAATAAATGTATCAACACCTAATTCAATCATCTTTTGGACGGAATCTTCCCAAAGCACAGATGAATATAGCTGTTCAATCAATTTATTTTTGATGTCACCTGAATCTGATACTGGTGTTGCCGTCACGTTTGCGATAACAGGTATTTCTGCATTATTCATAGAAAGTTCATCTAAGACAGCAGAAAATTTATCTGCAGCTGGCTTCATAAGCTCTGAATGGAACGGACCGCTTACTTCTAACGGAATTGCTCGTTTCGCTCCAGCAGCCTTCGCTTGTTCAGAAGCAAGCTCAACGCCCTTAACAGTCCCTGAAATCACAATTTGCCCTGGGCAATTTAAGTTAGCAAGCTGAACGGAGTTTCCTTCATTCGATACCGCATTTGTAACTTCTGCAAGCTTGCTGCGCTCTAACCCCAATACTGCTGCCATTGCACCTTGACCGAATGGTACAGCTTCCTGCATATATTCCCCTCTTTTACGGACAGCATATACTGCATCCTCAAAAGAAAGAACATTAGCAGCAACTAAAGCAGAATATTCACCTAAGCTATGTCCTGCTACAAAATCCGCCTTAATGCCATGCTGTTTAAAATGCTCAAGCAGTGCTGTACTTGCTGAAAGCAGCGCAGGCTGTGTGTTTTTTGTTAAAGTCAACTCTTCTTTCGGACCCTCGAAAATAACGGATGACAATGAAAATCCTAATCTTTCATCAGCCTTTTGGAAAATTTCTTTAGCTGGCTCAAAATTTGCAGCAAGATCCTTGCCCATTCCAACCGTTTGGGAGCCTTGACCTGGAAATACAAAAG is part of the Niallia taxi genome and harbors:
- a CDS encoding acyl carrier protein translates to MSDVLERVTKIVVDRLGVEESEVKPEASFKDDLGADSLDVVELVMELEDEFDMEISDDDAEKIATVGDAVNYISNR
- the fabG gene encoding 3-oxoacyl-[acyl-carrier-protein] reductase, which produces MKLDGKTALVTGGSRGIGRAIALKLAKEGANVAVNYAGSAALANEVVEEIKQLGKDAIAIQCDVSNGESVANMIKETIDHFGSLDILVNNAGITRDNLLMRMKEAEWDDVINTNLKGVFHCTKAVTRQMMKQRKGRIINITSIVGVTGNPGQANYVAAKAGVIGLTKTTAKELAARNITVNAVAPGFITTDMTDKLPEDVKNAMLSQIPLAKFGEPDDIANAVVFLASDESNYITGQTIHIDGGMYM
- the fabD gene encoding ACP S-malonyltransferase, with protein sequence MSKIAFVFPGQGSQTVGMGKDLAANFEPAKEIFQKADERLGFSLSSVIFEGPKEELTLTKNTQPALLSASTALLEHFKQHGIKADFVAGHSLGEYSALVAANVLSFEDAVYAVRKRGEYMQEAVPFGQGAMAAVLGLERSKLAEVTNAVSNEGNSVQLANLNCPGQIVISGTVKGVELASEQAKAAGAKRAIPLEVSGPFHSELMKPAADKFSAVLDELSMNNAEIPVIANVTATPVSDSGDIKNKLIEQLYSSVLWEDSVQKMIELGVDTFIEIGPGKVLAGLVKKIDRNVRIYSVYDEETSNSVAAALKGDE